In a genomic window of Bacteroidales bacterium:
- a CDS encoding FdtA/QdtA family cupin domain-containing protein: protein MILSQVKLFNLPKIMDDRGNLTFVEEHNHIPFEIKRVYFIYDVPGGESRGGHAYKELEEVFIAISGSFDLNIDDGYEQTKISLNRSYHAVHVPKGLWRKLDNFSTNSLCLVLASTVYNEDDYIRDYTKFLEFVNYG, encoded by the coding sequence ATGATATTGTCACAGGTTAAATTGTTTAATCTCCCCAAAATAATGGATGATAGGGGAAATCTAACTTTTGTTGAAGAGCATAATCATATACCGTTCGAAATAAAAAGAGTATATTTCATTTATGATGTTCCTGGCGGTGAATCAAGGGGTGGACATGCATACAAGGAATTGGAAGAAGTATTTATTGCTATTTCAGGAAGTTTTGATCTTAATATAGATGATGGGTATGAACAAACGAAGATAAGTCTCAATCGCTCATATCATGCTGTGCATGTTCCAAAAGGATTATGGCGTAAATTAGATAATTTTTCAACTAATTCGCTTTGTTTGGTATTGGCTTCAACTGTATATAATGAAGACGATTATATTAGAGATTATACGAAATTTTTGGAATTTGTAAATTATGGTTAA
- a CDS encoding glycosyltransferase family 4 protein produces the protein MKILMLCDFYNHTLQYQENFLSKYYKKHGHDVTIIASTFESVFDYMSDKYNGNVVKNEKIIDGVKIIKLPYLFNVFNKLRKFGGVTKILNIEKPDIIFAHSIHLNLREAIKYKKKNPNTKIIMDYHADYSNSANNWISLNILHKIIRKIFLHSVIKYIDQIYPVVPASLTFLHDVYKVPYDRMEVLPLGADIDMVNEVKMAHNGHIIREKLNIPYGDFVIFTGGKLDIVKRTHFLIEAFIMLSDPRLHLIVVGEPQGKDSTYKIKLEKMSQGFNQIYFTGWLSGKEVYDYMDASDFAVFPASQSILWQQVIGMGLPLIVGQLKDQPVAYLNKNNNMMILKEDEINAENIAEKIRVLIDTPNLLNKMKAGALKTSEEFLSYDKIVQRTLKFDKNTVI, from the coding sequence ATGAAAATTCTAATGTTATGTGATTTTTATAATCATACCTTACAATATCAGGAAAATTTCCTATCAAAGTATTATAAAAAACATGGTCATGATGTTACAATTATCGCTTCAACATTTGAATCTGTATTTGATTATATGTCTGATAAATATAACGGAAACGTTGTTAAAAATGAAAAGATTATCGATGGCGTGAAAATAATAAAACTTCCCTATTTGTTTAATGTTTTTAATAAACTTCGTAAGTTCGGAGGTGTTACTAAGATATTGAATATTGAAAAACCAGATATTATTTTTGCACATAGCATACATCTGAATTTGAGAGAAGCGATAAAATATAAAAAGAAAAATCCTAATACTAAGATTATTATGGATTATCATGCTGATTATAGTAATTCTGCAAACAATTGGATTTCTTTAAATATTTTGCATAAAATTATAAGAAAAATATTTCTTCATAGCGTTATTAAATATATCGACCAAATCTATCCGGTTGTACCAGCTAGCTTGACTTTTTTACATGATGTATATAAAGTTCCCTACGATCGAATGGAGGTATTACCATTAGGAGCCGATATTGACATGGTTAATGAAGTTAAAATGGCGCATAATGGTCATATAATCAGAGAAAAACTCAATATTCCATATGGCGATTTTGTGATTTTTACTGGTGGAAAATTAGATATAGTGAAAAGGACTCATTTTTTGATCGAAGCATTTATTATGCTGTCAGATCCTCGTCTCCATTTAATCGTAGTAGGAGAACCTCAAGGTAAGGATAGTACCTATAAGATTAAGTTAGAAAAAATGAGTCAAGGATTTAACCAAATCTATTTTACTGGATGGTTAAGTGGTAAAGAAGTGTATGACTATATGGATGCCTCTGACTTTGCTGTTTTTCCTGCAAGTCAATCTATTTTATGGCAACAAGTAATTGGAATGGGATTACCGTTGATTGTGGGACAGTTAAAAGATCAACCGGTAGCGTATCTAAACAAAAATAATAATATGATGATTTTAAAGGAAGATGAAATTAATGCAGAAAATATAGCTGAGAAAATAAGAGTATTAATTGATACTCCAAATTTATTAAATAAAATGAAAGCAGGGGCGTTAAAAACTTCTGAGGAATTTCTTAGTTATGATAAAATAGTACAACGAACATTAAAATTTGATAAAAATACAGTAATATGA
- a CDS encoding FdtA/QdtA family cupin domain-containing protein yields MVKKVSIFECSVIELPRIVERACGNITPIHSSVDIPFAIKRVFYLYDIPGGEDRGAHAHKECHQLLVAASGSFEVELNDGSNKRTILLNRPYYGLHIPPGIWAAERGFSSGSICLVLASHKYDEADYIREYEKYLKYIKQ; encoded by the coding sequence ATGGTTAAGAAAGTTAGTATATTTGAATGTTCTGTTATTGAACTACCCCGCATTGTAGAACGAGCTTGTGGAAATATAACTCCTATACATAGTTCTGTTGATATACCCTTTGCTATAAAACGAGTTTTTTATCTTTACGATATTCCCGGAGGTGAGGATAGAGGAGCTCATGCACATAAAGAATGTCATCAGTTGTTAGTCGCTGCAAGCGGAAGTTTCGAAGTTGAACTCAACGATGGTTCTAATAAAAGGACAATTTTGTTGAACCGTCCTTATTATGGATTACATATTCCTCCCGGTATTTGGGCTGCAGAAAGAGGTTTTTCATCCGGATCCATTTGCTTGGTACTTGCATCACATAAATACGATGAAGCCGATTATATCAGGGAATATGAAAAATATTTGAAATACATTAAACAATGA
- a CDS encoding ketoacyl-ACP synthase III, which yields MDFKFQNKKITGILSILPDREVYFEDEMGNYNFSTAKSLKLKMAMGYNKKRIVEEGVCSSDLCIHGLSYLFEVGKLEKEDIDALVLVTQSGDYIMPPTSNLIQGYFGLKEDMICLDINQGCAGYILGLIQAFMLLDLEAIKKVVLLNADVLSPKVSKKDRNSNPLIGDAAAITIVEISDDENIIFGNIKMNGAGAMALNIPAGGARLPSSPKTAILEEDINGNLRSKDHLVMKGDEVFNFVQKEVPPMIESLLVQANVTRDDIDYYMFHQPNRFMLQKLADKIGVSRDKIPSNIVENFGNSSGVTIPLNISYNLGENLTKHNFKLCLAGFGVGLTWGSLLLDMNNLKFNEIIYY from the coding sequence ATGGATTTTAAATTTCAAAATAAGAAAATAACCGGAATCTTATCTATTCTCCCTGATAGGGAAGTCTATTTTGAGGATGAAATGGGAAATTATAATTTTTCCACTGCGAAATCCTTAAAATTAAAAATGGCTATGGGATATAATAAGAAACGAATTGTAGAAGAAGGAGTCTGTTCTTCTGATCTCTGCATACATGGATTATCGTATCTTTTTGAAGTTGGAAAATTGGAAAAGGAAGATATTGATGCGCTTGTGTTGGTTACTCAATCAGGGGATTATATAATGCCCCCTACCAGTAATTTGATACAAGGATATTTTGGACTGAAGGAAGATATGATATGTCTGGATATAAACCAAGGGTGTGCAGGATATATTCTCGGCCTTATACAAGCTTTTATGTTATTGGATTTGGAAGCCATTAAAAAGGTTGTACTGCTTAATGCTGATGTGTTAAGTCCTAAGGTATCGAAAAAGGATAGAAATAGTAATCCGTTAATCGGTGATGCAGCAGCAATTACTATTGTTGAAATTTCTGATGACGAGAATATTATTTTTGGAAATATAAAAATGAATGGTGCAGGTGCAATGGCTCTTAATATCCCTGCTGGAGGTGCGCGACTGCCATCATCTCCGAAAACAGCGATTCTGGAAGAAGATATTAATGGTAACCTTAGAAGTAAAGATCATCTGGTAATGAAAGGAGATGAAGTATTTAATTTTGTCCAGAAAGAAGTACCTCCGATGATTGAGTCACTTCTTGTTCAAGCAAATGTGACTAGGGACGATATTGATTATTACATGTTTCATCAACCTAATCGGTTTATGCTGCAGAAATTAGCAGATAAGATAGGTGTCTCTCGTGATAAAATTCCCAGTAATATCGTAGAAAATTTTGGAAATTCGAGCGGTGTTACAATTCCGCTAAATATTAGTTATAACTTGGGAGAAAACCTGACCAAACATAACTTTAAATTATGTTTAGCCGGATTTGGTGTCGGATTGACCTGGGGATCGCTTTTACTTGATATGAATAATTTAAAATTTAATGAAATCATTTATTATTAA
- a CDS encoding phosphopantetheine-binding protein yields the protein MENFEKDMAEVLEVDTVELDDELSGFDCWDSLTILSIIALADENYSVTLSAAEINDAKTIGNLKKLIISKK from the coding sequence ATGGAAAATTTTGAAAAAGATATGGCAGAAGTTCTTGAAGTTGATACCGTAGAATTAGATGATGAATTATCTGGCTTTGATTGTTGGGATTCGTTAACAATTCTTTCAATTATTGCATTAGCAGATGAAAATTATAGTGTTACTCTTTCTGCTGCTGAAATTAATGATGCAAAAACAATTGGTAATTTAAAGAAACTGATAATTAGTAAAAAGTAA
- a CDS encoding O-antigen ligase family protein → MRCFYLLIIVNILILLCYFYQNNWSFSSGFFIRRAGLLYKDLDILNPISFGIYGGCLFLSCFCVLVKYKHLFPRLIINAAWFFLIIGLFNLIISTSRGPILSTILTTMVIAFITYSDSKKTFNFYNKILTILFIIFISGTLVLSYISVNNIEIGIFNRFKLMKENSQTGKKETRVDLYSEAFEMFKSSPIIGKRFVTESKYSGGAYPHNIFLEIMMALGLLGLFFFIIIMYNLYKKISSLRRESAYYLFFFCLLVFFFWMAQVTGSLFNNFELWILSATMFSLKNNCDFSEPLFSNKISHTIL, encoded by the coding sequence ATGCGTTGTTTTTATTTGCTGATTATTGTTAATATTTTAATATTACTATGTTATTTCTATCAGAACAATTGGTCATTCTCTTCAGGCTTTTTTATCAGGAGAGCGGGTCTTTTATATAAAGATCTGGATATACTTAACCCAATTAGTTTTGGCATATATGGAGGATGTCTTTTTTTATCATGTTTTTGTGTATTGGTAAAATACAAACATCTATTCCCTCGACTGATAATCAATGCTGCTTGGTTTTTTTTGATAATAGGATTATTTAATCTGATAATCAGTACCTCCAGAGGACCTATATTATCAACAATTTTAACGACTATGGTAATCGCCTTTATTACTTATTCGGATTCAAAAAAGACATTCAATTTTTATAATAAAATTCTCACCATTTTATTTATTATATTTATTTCCGGGACTTTAGTTTTATCATATATATCTGTGAATAATATCGAAATAGGCATTTTTAATCGGTTCAAATTAATGAAAGAAAATTCACAGACAGGTAAAAAAGAGACCAGAGTTGATTTATATTCAGAAGCTTTTGAGATGTTTAAATCATCTCCTATTATAGGTAAAAGATTTGTAACTGAATCTAAGTATAGTGGAGGGGCTTATCCTCACAATATTTTTTTAGAAATAATGATGGCGTTAGGACTTTTGGGCCTATTCTTTTTTATTATAATTATGTATAATTTATATAAAAAAATATCTTCTTTAAGAAGGGAATCTGCATACTATTTATTTTTTTTCTGTTTATTAGTATTTTTTTTCTGGATGGCTCAAGTTACTGGTAGTCTATTCAATAATTTTGAACTATGGATATTGAGTGCCACTATGTTTTCGTTAAAAAATAATTGCGATTTTTCAGAACCTTTGTTTTCAAATAAAATTTCTCATACTATTCTATGA
- a CDS encoding DegT/DnrJ/EryC1/StrS family aminotransferase, which produces MIKNIDLQAVTNLHLDEYKQAVCRVIESGWYLQGHENAEFEKKYAQFIGTEHCVGVANGLDALKLIMRAYIELGIMHYGDEIIVPANTYIATILAISENNLVPILVEPDINTYQIDPEKIEGFITNRTKGIMIVHLYGQCAYTEKIASICKKYKLKLMEDNAQAHGCKYRGKMTGSLGDAAAHSFYPTKNMGAFGDAGAITTNDKKVADLIRTLANYGSEKKYIFDYQGLNSRLDEIQAAVLNIKLKYIDEDNNHRKNVARYYIDHIKHPEIIMPKVMDWDTHVFHIFTVRTKKRNELQGYLYENDVHTVVHYPIPPHKQRCYKEYNYKSFPITELIHNQELSLPMSPVIALDEVEKVVELINEWRA; this is translated from the coding sequence ATGATTAAAAATATAGATCTTCAGGCTGTTACAAACTTACATCTTGACGAGTATAAACAAGCTGTTTGCCGAGTCATTGAATCAGGTTGGTATCTGCAAGGACATGAAAATGCCGAATTTGAAAAAAAATATGCTCAATTCATTGGAACAGAGCATTGTGTAGGGGTTGCTAACGGATTAGATGCGTTGAAGTTAATCATGCGGGCTTATATAGAGCTTGGAATAATGCATTATGGTGATGAAATAATAGTTCCCGCTAATACATATATAGCCACAATTTTGGCTATTTCTGAAAATAATTTAGTTCCAATACTGGTTGAACCGGACATCAATACATATCAGATTGATCCTGAAAAAATTGAGGGTTTTATAACAAATAGGACTAAAGGAATAATGATCGTGCATTTATATGGACAATGTGCATATACAGAAAAAATAGCTTCTATATGCAAAAAATATAAATTAAAGCTTATGGAGGATAATGCACAGGCACACGGATGTAAATATAGAGGAAAAATGACCGGATCTCTTGGAGACGCTGCTGCGCATAGCTTTTACCCCACAAAAAATATGGGAGCCTTTGGGGATGCTGGTGCTATTACAACCAATGATAAAAAAGTTGCCGATTTGATACGAACGTTAGCGAACTATGGTTCTGAAAAAAAATATATATTTGACTATCAGGGATTAAATAGCCGATTGGATGAAATACAGGCTGCTGTTTTAAACATTAAACTTAAATACATAGACGAAGATAATAATCATCGAAAAAATGTAGCTCGTTATTATATTGATCACATTAAGCATCCGGAGATAATTATGCCTAAAGTAATGGATTGGGATACTCATGTGTTTCATATATTTACTGTCAGGACAAAAAAAAGAAATGAACTGCAAGGTTATTTGTATGAAAATGATGTACATACAGTCGTTCATTATCCTATTCCACCTCACAAACAACGATGCTATAAAGAATATAATTATAAATCTTTTCCGATAACCGAATTGATCCACAATCAGGAATTGAGTTTACCAATGAGTCCTGTTATTGCTTTAGATGAAGTGGAAAAAGTGGTTGAATTAATAAATGAATGGAGAGCATAA
- a CDS encoding MBL fold metallo-hydrolase, whose amino-acid sequence MKIEVKQIINSPVDSNCFILYIQNNANCIIVDPGAEYCNELLKFIKDRKISPEYIILTHEHFDHIWGVNQLKNLFPCKVISSAICSEHMIDAKKNLSAFYNQSGFKCCPADITIESINNELLWNGVMIDFFNTPGHTDGSISFYFYNNLFCGDLLIKDFQTVTKLPGGNKNQLKNSLDLVFSKFYNKNIIVYSGHGNPFLLKDIDINFFVNGK is encoded by the coding sequence ATGAAAATTGAGGTAAAACAAATTATAAATTCGCCTGTTGATTCGAATTGTTTTATTCTATATATTCAAAATAATGCTAATTGTATTATTGTAGATCCGGGAGCAGAATATTGCAATGAACTTTTAAAGTTCATCAAAGATAGAAAAATATCTCCGGAATATATTATACTTACACATGAGCATTTTGATCATATATGGGGGGTAAATCAACTCAAAAATTTGTTTCCATGCAAAGTTATTTCATCTGCAATTTGTAGTGAACATATGATTGATGCAAAGAAAAATTTATCTGCTTTTTATAATCAATCCGGATTTAAATGCTGTCCTGCAGATATAACTATAGAGTCCATTAATAATGAATTATTGTGGAATGGGGTAATGATTGATTTTTTTAATACACCCGGACATACTGATGGTAGTATTTCTTTTTATTTTTATAATAATTTATTTTGTGGAGATCTTTTAATAAAAGATTTCCAAACAGTCACGAAATTACCCGGGGGGAATAAAAATCAATTGAAAAACAGTTTGGATCTTGTTTTTTCAAAATTTTATAATAAAAATATTATTGTATATAGTGGACATGGAAATCCCTTTTTACTAAAAGATATTGATATTAATTTTTTTGTGAATGGAAAATGA
- a CDS encoding glycosyl transferase, which yields MYVYAFDDECYQKLMKLRLPKMSVISLKELETKELLDVKPTRNRAEYCWTCGPSAIYHTIRNFNLEHCTYIDADLMFFNSPKIAFDTIESVNASIAITEHFTPKEDPAGKYCVQFVYFKNDKDGMAALKWWKDSCIEWCYARYENGRYGDQKYLDMFPSKFRNVYIFEDRGIGVAPWNMNQYRFQNNYQFMFNEKSYSIVFFHFHGTSISLENKKLILRTVTYDLSVSIKNIIFDAFMKRYKNVCKTYLCVDIDGYIVKRRKIYERLYSKIKSIFKNINFIRNIFYFLSNKRYNGYEKDII from the coding sequence ATGTATGTATATGCTTTTGATGATGAATGTTATCAGAAATTAATGAAATTGCGTCTACCTAAAATGAGTGTTATTTCGTTGAAAGAACTTGAAACAAAAGAACTATTGGATGTAAAACCTACTCGTAATCGTGCTGAATATTGTTGGACTTGTGGACCTTCTGCGATTTACCATACAATCCGGAATTTTAACTTGGAACATTGCACATATATTGATGCAGATCTCATGTTTTTTAATTCGCCTAAAATTGCATTTGATACTATTGAAAGCGTAAATGCATCTATAGCTATTACAGAGCACTTTACACCTAAAGAAGATCCGGCAGGAAAATACTGTGTTCAATTTGTTTATTTTAAAAATGACAAAGATGGAATGGCTGCTTTAAAATGGTGGAAAGATTCTTGTATTGAATGGTGTTATGCACGTTATGAAAATGGAAGGTATGGTGATCAAAAATATTTAGATATGTTTCCTTCAAAATTTAGAAATGTTTATATATTTGAAGATAGAGGGATTGGGGTAGCTCCATGGAACATGAATCAATACAGATTTCAGAACAATTATCAATTCATGTTTAATGAAAAGAGCTATTCCATTGTTTTTTTTCATTTTCATGGTACCAGTATAAGCCTTGAAAATAAAAAATTAATATTGAGAACGGTAACTTATGATCTTTCAGTTAGTATTAAAAATATTATTTTTGATGCTTTTATGAAAAGATACAAAAATGTATGTAAAACGTATTTATGTGTTGATATAGATGGTTATATAGTAAAAAGGAGAAAAATATATGAGCGTTTATATTCTAAAATAAAATCTATTTTTAAAAATATAAATTTTATTCGAAATATATTTTACTTTTTATCAAATAAGAGATATAATGGATATGAAAAGGACATAATATAA
- a CDS encoding polysaccharide deacetylase family protein — protein sequence MENENIYLTVNAIKYTIKHLLMIACPEFQDQVLIEVAEDRKKASALIGTKKIIFQISHCSDILSLITGGLKLNKIATIDGMGMIPIPLEDGFSFAEVIGNELFIYADIIPLSFIMLSRCEEAFIQDRDVYGRFESKHSIATKYNFIDYPIVDEYALILQKYLKILFPENTFVIPKCTIIPSHDIDEVRRFSSFKKSIRTLLGDIYLSKNIFVFFRSVIQYIRSFNRPANDPYITAINELLNISHQYNLISEFYFMGAVPNKYDCGYDPNQSQVRDVFLQIDKINMIIGYHASFETLTDENLYSLEKQKIELASNKSIIYARQHYLRFDIHSTFRNLEKAGILYDSTLGYADREGFRCGTCYDFHPYDLKNDVQFTIKERPLIVMDMTLFGYKKYTIKEAHRQIVKLYQRCKIVGGNFTILWHNNSVTRKRKWFKKLYCNFLKKHNGN from the coding sequence ATGGAAAATGAAAATATCTATTTAACTGTAAATGCCATAAAATATACAATTAAGCATTTATTAATGATTGCATGCCCTGAATTTCAGGATCAAGTATTAATTGAAGTCGCAGAAGATAGAAAAAAGGCATCAGCGCTCATTGGGACAAAAAAAATAATATTTCAAATCTCACATTGTTCTGATATTTTGTCTCTTATAACTGGGGGGCTTAAGCTTAATAAAATTGCAACTATTGATGGTATGGGGATGATCCCAATTCCTCTCGAAGATGGTTTTTCTTTTGCAGAAGTAATAGGTAATGAATTATTTATATATGCAGATATTATACCCCTATCATTTATTATGCTTTCACGTTGTGAGGAAGCATTTATTCAAGACCGGGATGTATATGGCAGGTTTGAAAGCAAACATAGCATTGCAACAAAATATAATTTCATCGATTATCCTATTGTAGACGAATATGCTTTAATACTACAAAAATATCTAAAAATATTATTTCCGGAAAATACTTTTGTTATTCCGAAGTGTACAATAATACCATCTCATGATATTGATGAGGTAAGAAGATTTTCCAGTTTTAAAAAATCAATAAGAACCCTTCTTGGAGATATCTATTTGTCTAAAAATATTTTTGTTTTTTTTAGATCTGTTATTCAATATATTCGATCTTTTAATAGACCAGCAAATGACCCATATATTACAGCTATTAATGAATTGCTTAACATATCTCATCAATACAATCTTATATCTGAATTTTATTTTATGGGTGCAGTACCTAATAAATATGATTGCGGATATGATCCAAATCAATCACAGGTTCGAGATGTTTTTCTTCAGATCGATAAAATAAATATGATTATTGGATATCATGCAAGTTTTGAAACTTTAACTGATGAAAACTTGTATTCATTGGAGAAACAAAAGATAGAGTTAGCATCTAATAAATCTATTATATATGCGAGACAGCATTATTTACGTTTTGATATTCATTCTACATTCAGGAATTTAGAAAAAGCAGGAATATTATATGATTCTACTCTTGGATATGCAGATAGGGAAGGGTTTCGATGTGGAACATGTTATGACTTTCATCCATATGATTTGAAAAATGATGTACAATTTACGATTAAAGAACGTCCGCTTATTGTAATGGATATGACTTTATTTGGGTACAAGAAATATACAATCAAAGAAGCCCATAGACAGATTGTAAAGTTATATCAAAGATGTAAAATAGTTGGTGGAAATTTTACTATCTTGTGGCATAATAATTCTGTAACAAGAAAAAGAAAATGGTTTAAAAAGTTGTATTGTAATTTTCTAAAAAAACATAATGGTAACTAA
- a CDS encoding SDR family oxidoreductase translates to MEDERDSYLLLTGASSGIGKVMASILSKEYNIILNGRNEERLESTEKMCGKERKILIWTFDLNNINDIASTLSEFIEKNQIRISHFVHCAGYMKMLPLKMVTIDNISNTLNTNFISAVIIIKTLMQRKINNLAMKNIVFISSNISNMGAKALSVYGASKGALDSLMRCLAVELAPHVRVNSVLPGGVKTEMTESIYENEEVLKRMEATYPLGLGFPEDIAEAVVFLLSEKSRWITGQQITVDGGRTINVTA, encoded by the coding sequence ATGGAAGATGAAAGGGATTCTTATTTATTGTTAACCGGAGCTTCTTCCGGAATAGGAAAGGTTATGGCATCTATTTTGTCAAAAGAATATAATATTATTCTGAACGGAAGAAACGAAGAACGATTAGAATCTACGGAAAAAATGTGTGGAAAAGAAAGGAAAATCTTAATCTGGACATTTGATTTAAACAATATCAACGACATAGCATCAACCTTATCTGAATTTATAGAAAAAAATCAGATCAGAATAAGCCATTTTGTCCATTGTGCCGGTTATATGAAAATGCTTCCGTTAAAAATGGTGACAATTGATAATATCTCAAATACATTAAATACGAATTTCATATCGGCAGTTATTATAATAAAAACCCTGATGCAAAGGAAAATAAATAACCTGGCTATGAAGAATATTGTATTTATATCAAGTAATATAAGTAACATGGGTGCAAAGGCGCTTAGTGTTTATGGAGCATCTAAGGGTGCTTTGGATTCACTTATGCGTTGTTTGGCTGTTGAGTTAGCTCCTCATGTCAGAGTTAATTCTGTTCTTCCCGGCGGAGTAAAAACAGAAATGACAGAAAGTATTTATGAGAATGAAGAAGTTTTGAAAAGAATGGAAGCTACTTACCCTTTGGGACTTGGTTTTCCGGAGGATATTGCTGAAGCTGTTGTATTTCTTTTATCTGAAAAATCCCGGTGGATAACGGGTCAGCAAATAACAGTAGATGGAGGAAGGACTATAAACGTTACTGCCTGA
- a CDS encoding SDR family oxidoreductase, with translation MDINPFSLREKTFLITGAASGIGRATSLFLSQMGAKLLLVDINENGLKETLQACASTDDYLIVDLSIPSEIKDKVLTKVCDFGKLNGLVHLAGKPYIAPLKSINERKCQEIYNLNTYSAIELAKTFINRNVYAGGTASIVLVSSVYGIVGSAANVGYAMSKSAIIGITKSLSMELASKGIRVNCVAPGFIKTKMSDDINPMFDESHSDILEKLHPLGLGDPEDIAYAISYLLSDASKWVTGAVFNIDGGFTAQ, from the coding sequence ATGGATATAAATCCATTCTCTCTTAGGGAGAAAACATTTTTGATAACAGGAGCTGCATCTGGAATCGGGAGAGCAACAAGTCTTTTTTTGTCTCAAATGGGAGCTAAGCTTCTTTTAGTTGATATAAATGAAAATGGACTAAAAGAAACGCTACAAGCTTGTGCATCAACCGATGATTATTTGATCGTTGATTTAAGTATTCCTTCTGAAATTAAAGATAAAGTACTTACTAAAGTATGTGATTTTGGAAAACTCAATGGATTGGTTCATCTTGCAGGAAAGCCATATATTGCACCTCTTAAGTCAATTAATGAAAGAAAATGTCAGGAAATCTATAATCTGAATACATATTCGGCAATCGAATTAGCTAAAACTTTTATAAACAGAAATGTATATGCAGGAGGAACGGCTTCCATTGTTCTGGTTTCATCAGTATATGGTATTGTTGGTTCTGCTGCAAATGTAGGGTATGCGATGAGTAAATCAGCGATCATTGGTATTACTAAATCTCTATCGATGGAGCTTGCATCAAAAGGGATACGTGTCAATTGTGTCGCTCCGGGATTTATTAAAACAAAAATGTCGGATGATATTAATCCAATGTTTGATGAAAGCCATTCAGATATTTTGGAAAAATTACATCCTTTAGGACTTGGCGATCCGGAAGATATCGCTTATGCGATATCGTATTTATTATCGGATGCCAGTAAATGGGTTACTGGAGCTGTTTTTAATATCGATGGTGGATTTACAGCACAATAA
- a CDS encoding methyltransferase, TIGR04325 family, with protein MSMKYHIIHHIPSRLFVFFRGSGWYGNYKTWDEASRLTTGYDAENILIKAERTLLELKNASNKQAKQYPWELLLSLMWIAAQNKGKLNIIDFGGALGTAYYQNKIFFDQLERIRWNVVEQPHFVEYGKKKFETDILKFHMSVDDCISQNTEEIQGVLFGSVLQYLESPYDLLSDVLGKKFKYIVITRTGFTKSQSDRITIQKVPKNYYNASYPCWIFSEHKFMNFFNQYGYEPVYYFKDKYQLNLPSEYKGCLFKLKENENDIVTG; from the coding sequence ATGAGTATGAAATATCACATTATTCATCATATACCATCCAGGTTATTTGTCTTTTTTCGAGGCAGTGGCTGGTATGGAAACTATAAAACGTGGGACGAAGCAAGTAGGCTCACAACCGGTTACGATGCGGAAAATATTCTCATAAAAGCCGAAAGAACCCTGTTAGAATTAAAGAATGCATCAAATAAACAGGCAAAACAATATCCTTGGGAGTTGTTACTTTCTTTGATGTGGATAGCAGCTCAAAACAAAGGTAAACTGAATATTATTGACTTTGGTGGTGCTCTGGGTACTGCGTATTACCAAAATAAAATATTTTTTGACCAGTTAGAGAGAATCCGATGGAATGTAGTGGAACAACCTCATTTCGTCGAATATGGGAAAAAAAAATTTGAAACTGATATTTTGAAATTTCACATGTCGGTTGATGACTGTATTTCTCAAAATACAGAAGAAATTCAAGGTGTATTGTTCGGTTCCGTATTACAATATTTGGAAAGTCCTTATGATTTATTATCCGATGTTCTTGGAAAGAAATTTAAATACATCGTCATAACTCGTACTGGTTTCACGAAAAGTCAGTCTGACAGGATCACTATTCAAAAAGTTCCCAAAAATTATTATAATGCAAGCTATCCATGTTGGATTTTTAGTGAACATAAATTCATGAATTTTTTCAACCAATATGGATATGAGCCAGTTTATTACTTTAAAGATAAGTATCAATTAAATCTACCTTCAGAATATAAAGGATGTTTATTTAAACTGAAAGAAAATGAAAATGATATTGTCACAGGTTAA